CACCAAGCTTGAGCAACTCCCCGCGCAAGCGCACATCACGCGAGCGCCGAAGAATTTGCTTCCGAAGAAATATGAATCAACCGACTCATCCGAATTGAAAGCCACGATTAACGCCGATGGCGACAATTTCCTCGCCCTCGACTTGAAGAATTAGATCGTCTGCTCTTTGTCTGCACCCTCATGCAAAGACTCCCCGGCGCCATGCCGACAGTCTCTGCACCGGCAACAATGCCCGACGCCCAGCAGTCGGTTTTTGAGTTGCCGCCACGTTTCGATCACCTTGTCTAACTCACCGGAGATCCCAGCCATGACTTGGCGAGCCAGACCGCGCTCTGTACGTCATTTGCAGCGAGGTTTTGTCGCGCTGTTGCTGTTGGCCGCGTCGCATCGCGCGGCAAACGCAGCGACAGCCGTGCCGCTCTCGAATCCGAGCGGCGGAGCTGCATGGGGCGGCGCCACGACGGTGAGCTTCCCCATCGATCTCTTGAACGATCCGTTCACCTACAACCCGAACGTCAATTTCGTCGACTACGCGAACGTGCCGGCCGGCTTCTTGCCCACTACCGCCTGGAATGGCGCCGACACGCTCTTCATCGCGGCGAACAACGACGCCGATAACTATTGGCGAACAGACGTGACGTTGACCGGGGGACAAACGCTCGATTTCATCGACATCTGGGGGCGCTCGGACTACGCCGGAGCGGAGCAAGGTCGGCATCAAGCGCTCGCGATCAGCTTTTACAACGCTCCCGGCGGATCCGCGGGCGGCGGCACGCTGCTCGGAACCTCGCTTGAGTACTCCGGCGTCACGGCGAAGGCCGCGAACAACGCTAACGGCTCCGCCTATGGTCGCTACGACGTCACCTCGCTGCTCAATCCAACGCAACGAGGGCAAGTGCAGTCGTTCGAGATCACGCACGGCCCCAGCAATCTAAATGACTTCCTGCTGCTGACCGAAGTACGGGCAGGCGCGGGCGGCGCCGCGGCGCCGTTCCCAGTCCTCACGATCAATCGCACGACCGGCAATGCGACGCTTAGCAACAACGTCGGCACGCCGCTGAACTTCATCGCTTACGACATCCAATCCACTCATGGTTCGCTAAACGCCGCCAACTGGATTTCGGTAGCCGACGCCGGCGACGGCAACAGTGGCGGTTCGCTCGACGCGAACATTTGGGTTGAACTCTCCGCTCCCACCGCCTTCGCCAGTCTTAGCGAAGCGGAACTCCCCGGCGGCAACGGCCTGACGCTCGCCAACGGCGGATCGATTAACTTCGGCAACGTTTGGCGGAAGAGCCCCCATGAAGACGTCGCGATCGAAGCGCTCAAGTCCGACGGTACGTTCTACTCGATCGCGGTGGAATACACCGGCAACAGTGGGCAGGCCTACAAAATCGGCGACCTCAACTTCGACGGCGCGATCAATGCGACCGATTGGCCGTTATTCCGCGCCGCCATGGGAAACACCTTCGACGCCGGCTCTTCTTTGACTCTCACCTATCAACAAGGCGATCTCGACGGCGATATGGATACCGACATTGCTGACTTCCGGCTGTTTGAGAAAGCCTTTGACGGCGTCAACGGTCAAGGCGCACTTGCTGCGACCATTGCGGCCGTCCCCGAGCCGAGCACGCTAGTGCTCGCAGCCGGTATCGGCATTGCCGCCTGCTTCACGCGGCGTCGCCGAAAGGTGGCCGGCGCATTGGCGGCGTTAATTGTCGCCAGTTTCGGTGCGATTGGCGGCAGCGAAGCGTCAGCCCAGACGTTCACCTTCGTGCCAGTTCCGGCGAATCCAGCGACGGCGGTCACCGCGAGTTCGGAATTCAACGGCGACTACAAAGCGTCCAATATGTTCACCGACGCAGCGCTCACGCCGGCTGATCTTGGCGTCAAAGCCTACACCGACGCTCAACCCCAGTACGCCGGCGTCGGCGTCGGCCCGATGAACGTCTTCATCGACAACGGCGCGTCGATCAACGCCAACTGGATCGCCTTCGCGCAGCGGTCGGGCTCCATCGCGACGGCCGATCGCATCGGCACGATGGACTTCTGGTTCTCGAACGTCGACTTCGCCGGCGTGCTGCCGGCCACGGCGCCGCAAGCAACGGTGAAATTCGACGATCCGCTCGGTTCGACGATCAAGCAACACCCGCTGATGACGCAACTTTCCGGCCGCTACGTCGCCGTGAAGATGACGATCCACGAGATGTCCGCGTCAGGTTCCGTCAACAACATCGGCGGCCACGAGTTCCGCTTTGTCCAAGGCCCCGCGCCTCTGGTCTTGCAGGTCAACACGTCAACCGGCGCGATCACGCTGAAGAACAATGGCACGGCGGCGCAATCCGTCTCGCTCGATGGCTATCAAATCTCCAGCGCCGCTGGGTCATTGAACTCCGCGTGGACCGGCCTCGGAGGCCAGGCTGGTTTCCCGGAAGGTAACGGCTCAGGAAATGGCTGGGAAGCGGGCGGTGCGTCCGACGCCAACTTGCTCACTGAAGCGTACCTCACCGGCGGATCGGTCGTGAACACCGGCGCCTCGCTCGCGCTAGGCACGGGGTACAAAACCGTCGGCGGCGTCCAAGATCTCAAGTTCCAGTACAGTTTCGACAACGGCATCATGACCGATGGCCTCGTCGAGTACGTCACCGCCCCCGGCTTGCCGGCCGACTTCGACGTCGACGGCGACGTCGATGGCGCCGACTTCCTCCGCTGGCAGCGCGGCTTCGGCATTGCAGCCGGAGCGACGAAAGGGCAGGGGGATGCTGATGGGAATGGAGCGGTAAACGCGGCCGATCTCACGATCTGGAAGGGAAGCTTCGGCACGACTGCTAGCCTCGCAGCCGCGGCCGCCGTCCCTGAACCGTCCGCCTGCGCCCTAGCCGCCGTGGGGGCGGCGGCTTGGGGCGTCGGCATTCGCCGCCGTCGCTAACGCTGCTTGCCCGCGAACGGCCCGTTCGCGCCCTGCGTCGTCAAGCCTTTTCACAACAACGCGTAGCGCAAACTCTTGGGGAGATACTCATCATGACCAACTCATGCTTTAACACATGGAAGTGGCGAGGCGCCGCTCTCGCCTGGATGGCGGCGGCTGGCGTCGCCCTGGAAACGCACGGCTCGACCATCGATCGAGACTATCGCCTTGGCGACAACTCCGCACTCTCGACGGAAAACGGCGTCGCCAACGCCGCCGTCGGCAGCGGAGCGGGCAGCGATCACGGCGGTTTCACGCTCGACCACGCCGGCCTGCTGACGACGCTGCCCACGTTTCAAGACCTCGAACCTTTTGGTGCGCCGATCTACGTCAACGTCGGCGCGGGAGGCCTCGCTCGTCCCGGAGCGGCCGCCGGCTCGCTCGGCGTGCAGTTCGACGGCGTCGACGACAATCTCCGCGGGCTCGGACTCGGCAACCCGACGCAAGGCGACGATCCCTATCAGGACACCATCAGCTACAACACGCTCTTCACCAGAGCAGTGCAAGGCTGGGTGCGCCCCACCGCGGCCGCAGCCGCCGGCCAACGGCAACGCGTCGTTCGCGACACGTTCCGGTTCGGAATCTCCATCGTCGCCGACGCTCAAGGCGCTAATCGTTGGGCGCTGAATACCGACGGCCTGACAGGCGGCCTCGAGGTCGTCTCCTCGGCGGCCGTCCCGTTGAATCAGTGGTCGCACGTGATGCACTACGCGAACGGGGCGACTTCCGCCCTGTACGTCAACGGCATCGCGGTCACGGCGAAAGTCGGCGGCTACTACGGCAACGGAACCACCACCGCCGAAAAAGCGTTCGTCCTGGGCGCCGACGTCACGAGCGACGGCGACACGGTCACGGCAAGCAACTACTTCAAAGGCCAACTCGACGACTTCCAGGTGCTCGTCTCGGGAAACAATGCGTCGCAGACGGCCGGCGCCAACTATGGCGCATTCAACCTAGGCGTCGATAACCAGTTCATCGCGCAGCAAGGTCTCACGATTGGCGACGTCACGGGCGACGGACTCATCATGGGGAACGGAACCGGCGGCGCGAATGACGACGTCAAGAAGTTCATCGCCAACTATCGGTACACGCAGCGCGTCAACGGCGTCGTCGTCGGCGACTTGAATACGCGGACGCAGCATGCCGATCTGAATTTCGACGGCGTCACCGACCTCCGCGATTGGTACATTCTAGCCAAGGCCCACGTCGATGCGGGTTCACTCGACATCGCCGCGCTCTTGGCATCCCAACCTGTCCCCGAACCAAGCACGTTGGCGCTCGCATCCATTGGCGTTGCTGCGGCAGCGAGGATGCGGCGGCGACGAGCCTAGCAAATTGCAATTGCACGCGATTTGATCGTTGCCAGCGTGGGCAAGACCTTCGCCTTGCCCACGCTGGCGTTTTTGTCTCCGCTGTCGTAAAGCCTACAATGGGCCGCGTCGCCTCGCTTCGCCTCTCTTGATCGACTCACAAGTAGTTCGCCGCCTCGCCCAATTGTGTTTATGGAACAGCGTCGCCCACACTTCGTACTCCTCTGTAACTCGCTCGCCTGCCTGGCGATCTTCAGCACAATCGTGCCTACGGCGTACGCCGCGGACGAGCAGTTGGCGCGTCAGGCGCAGCGGCTCCTCAGCGACCGCTGCTTCAAATGCCACGGTCCCGACGAAGCAGCCCGTGAGGGCGGTCTTCGACTCGACCTGCGCGACGCCGCGCGCAGCGAGCTTCCCTCAGGCGCAATCGCGATTGTGCCGAGCGACGAATCGGCCAGCGCACTTATCGAGCGAATCACAGCCCAGGACGAATCACTGAAGATGCCGCCGCCGGAAAGCGGCAAAACGCTGTCGGCGCAGGAAATTGAACTGCTGAGAAAATGGATCGCCCAGGGCGCCCCTCACGTCTCGCATTGGGCGTTCGTGAAACCGGTTCGGCCCGAACTTCCCCTACTCGACGGGAAGAGTTTCCCCAATCCGATCGATGCGTTCGCCCAAGCGCAGCTCGCGAAACACAACCTCTCGCCGGCGCCTGCCGCCAGTCGCGAGCGACTCATCCGCCGCATGACGTTCGATTTAATCGGCCTGCCGCCGACCCAGGCGGAGATCGACGCCTTCGTCGCCGACGAATCGCCCGACGCCGCGCGGCAGCTCTTCACCCGGCTCACGAAGTCGCCCCACTACGGTGAACGCATGGCCGCCGATTGGCTCGATCTTGCCCGCTACGCCGACTCGAATGGCTACCAAAACGATTTCGCGCGCCAGTCGTGGCCCTGGCGCGACTGGGTGATCACTGCCTTTAACGGCAACATGCCGTACGACCAGTTTCTCACGGAACAACTCGCAGGCGACCTACTCCCCAACGCAACGCCCAGCCAAAAGCTGGCCACGGGCTTTAACCGCAATCACCGCACCGTCACCGAGGCCGGCTCGATCGACGAAGAGTGGCGCGTGGAGAACGTGGTCGATCGCGTCGAGACGACCTCGACTGCCGCGCTCGGTTTGACGATGGGCTGCGCCCGCTGCCACGACCACCGTTACGATCCCATCTCGCAGCGCGAGTTCTACCAGTTCTACGCATTCTTCAATAGCGTCGATGAAAAAGGAGTTTACACCGAGCAACGCGGCAACGTGGCGCCCCTGATGACGGTCCAATCCGCAGACGACCAGCGCCGCATCGACGAGTTTGAGCAAACGATCGCGCGGCTGGAAGCGAAGCTCGCTGCGGAACAGCCCGCCATCCAACAAGCCTTCGCGCATTGGAGAGCGACGCTTGAGAAACCTGCCGATGCTCCAGCGGCCAGCGTATCTATTCCGCTGGACGAGAACGCCGTCGCCCGCAAGGCCGACGGCACGTCAATTTCTCCCGTCAATACTGCGGCGCTGCCAGCCTTCAACGCCAACGGGCCTGCACTGGCAGCAACGTTCAAAGGCCAAGAAGTCGCCGAGTACGCCGACCTCGTCGAATTCGATGCGCAGGCGCCGTTCAGCTTCTCGGCCTTCGTAAAACTCACAGGGCAGGGGACGCTCTTCTCGCAGATGGACGATCGAGCCGATTTTCGCGGCGCCGACTTCGTCGTGCTGGAAGATGATCGACTCGCCTGCCATCTCATCCATCGCTGGCCCGACGAATCAATCAAAGTGCTCGCCCGCGAACGGCCGCCGAAGAACAAATGGCTTCATGTCGCCGTCACGTACGACGGCAGCAGCAACGCCTGCGGCGTCAAGCTTTACGTCAACGGCAGGCCAGCGGCGGTCGACGTTGAGCGAGATTCGCTGCGTCATAACTTCGCCGTTGCTCAGCCGCTGCGACTGGGACGCCGACTAGTCGAGCGTCCGCTCGACGGCCAGTTGTGCGGGGCGACGTTCTTCGCAGAGTCGCTCAACGGCCAGTCCGTCAAAGCGACGCTCACCTCGCAATTGGCGGAGCTCAACACGCGCGGCGAATCGCTGGGTGATCACGGCCTCGCGCTGCTGCGAGACGTCTACTTGGGCTCGTCAACGGAAGCGGCCGCCGATCAATTCCAGCAGACCGAGGCAAGCCTCGCCGCCAATCGCGCAGATCGGGACGCATTCAAAAGCAAACTGCCGACCGCGATGATCATGCAAGAACTGGCGACTCCGCGCGCGACGTTCGTGCTAAAACGCGGCGTCTATGATCAACCCGATGCCCAACAGCCAGTCACGCCTGACGTACCGGCATTCCTGCCGCGGCTCGCGGAAGGCGCTCCGCGCAATCGACTCGGGCTCGCAAGTTGGGTCGTCAGCCCGGAGAACCCGCTCACGGCGCGGGTCGCCGTCAATCGACTCTGGAAGCAATTCTTCGGCGTCGGGCTCGTGAAAACGGTCGAAAACTTCGGCGTCCAGGCCGAACCGCCGTCACATCCCGAGTTGCTCGATTGGCTCGCAGTCGAGTTGATGGAATCAGGCTGGGACTTGCAACGCATTCAATGGCTCATCGTCAGCAGCGACGCTTATCGACAGACTTCCGACGCCGCGCACGACTCCTACGCTAACGATCCCGAGAACCGACAGCTCAGCCGCGGGCCGCGGTTCCGTCTTTCGGCGGAAATGATTCGCGACAACGCGCTCGCAGTCAGCGGCTTAATGAACCAAAAAGTCGGCGGCGCATCCGTGATGCCTTACCAGCCGCTCGGACTGTGGGAAGAACTTGCCGGCGGTGCACACGAAGACTATGTGCAAGTCCACGGCGACGACCTTTATCGCCGCAGCCTCTATGTCTACCGCAAGCGGACGGTCCCCCATCCGTCGCTGGCCACGTTCGATGCTCCAAGTTGGGAGATATGCCAAGCTCGCCGCTCGAGCACGAACACGCCGTTGCAATCGTTGGCGCTGCTCAACGATGTGACGTACGTCGAGGCGGCGCGTCAACTGGCGGCACGGATGCTCGCTGCCGAAGCGGGCGACGATAGCAGAAGGATTGCCTACGGCTTTCGCTTGGCCGCCGGGCGAGAACCTCGGCCTCAAGAATCAGCGGAGTTGCTGGCTGCGCTCCAGGAGTACCGCCGAGCAATGAGCGGCGATCCAACCGCTGCAGAGTCGATGATCGCCCACGGCGAGTCGGCTGTGGCAACCGGCGTCGCCACCGAGGAGCTCGCCGCCTACACGCTGCTCGGCGGCATCTTGCTCAACCTCGACGAAACGATCACCAAGAACTAAGCGACGAATCGACGCATGGAAACCATCAAACGCGTGCAGCAATGCAATCGTCGACACTTCCTGAGTGGAGCAGGCGTCGGGCTCGGGGCCGTCGCGCTGCAATGTCTCACAGGCGGCGAGGCGTTCGCTGCCAAGCTCATGGCGAGTAACGCCGCCAATGGGCCCGCCCTCGCCGGGTCGCAGCTCCAGCCTCGCGCCAAGCGCGTGATTTATCTGTTTCAGTCCGGGGCGCCGTCGCAGATCGAGATGTTCGATCACAAGCCGCTGCTGCAGCACTTGGCTGGTCAAGAATTGCCCGCCTCGGTCCGCATGGGGCAGCGTCTCACGACGATGACGGCCGGCCAAAGCAGCTTTCCGCTCGTCCCCTCCAAATTTGCGTTCGCGAAGTCTGGCGCCGCGGGAGCAGAGTGCAGCGAACTCATTCCACACACTGCCGCCATTGCCGACGATCTCTGTATCGTCAAGTCGATGGTCACCGAAGCGATCAACCACGATCCCGCGATCACGTTCTGCCAAACAGGCTCGCAACTCGCAGGACGGCCCAGCATCGGCGCATGGGTCGCCTACGGGCTCGGGGCGCTTAATCGCGACCTGCCGAGCTTCATCGTGATGCTCTCGCGTGCTTCAGGGCGAGCCAACGATCAGCCCCTCTACGATCGACTGTGGGGCAGCGGTTTCCTGCCGACGAGCCATCAAGGAGTCAAACTCCGCAGCGGCGCTGACCCGGTGCTCTACTTGGCAAACCCCGCCGGGTGCTCTCCAGCGTTGCGACGCGACATGCTCGATCGCTTGGCAACGCTCAACAAGGCCGCCTACAGCCAGTCGGGCGATCCCGAAACATTGACCCGCATCGAGCAGTACGAGCTCGCGTTCCGCATGCAAACCTCGGTTCCCGAGCTGACCGATATCTCTGACGAGCCGGCTCACATTCTCGATATGTACGGCCCCAGCGTTCATCAGCCTGGCTCGTACGCCCGCAACTGCCTGCTGGCCCGTCGACTTGCGGAGCGCGACGTGCGTTTCGTGCAGCTCTACCACATGGGTTGGGATCAGCACAACGCGCTGCCGACCAATCTCGCGCAGCAATGCAAAGACACAGACCAAGCGTCGGCCGCGCTCGTCAAAGACTTGAAACAACGCGGCTTGCTTGACGATACGCTCGTGGTTTGGGGGGGCGAATTCGGCCGCACCGCCTACTCACAGGGACCGGTCACCGCCGAGTCGTATGGCCGCGACCATCACCCCCGCTGCTTCACCGTCTGGATGGCCGGCGGCGGCGTCAAGGGAGGCCTCTCCTACGGCGCCACCGACGACTTCTCTTACAACATCGTCGACAAGCCGGTCGAGGTGTTCGACCTCAACGCCACGCTGCTCCATCTGCTCGGGATCAACCACGAGCGACTGACTTATCAATTCCAAGGTCGCGATTTCCGGCTGACCGACGTCCACGGCAAAGTCGTGCACGACTTGATCGCGTAGCGCATCGCGAACAACTGAACGATTCAACAACGAGGGGCGCCATGAGCCTTCTTCACCTGATCTCCGCACGCTTGAATGTCGTCAACGGGGCCTGCATCCCGTTAGTGCTGGGATTTTGCCTCGCAGTAGTATCGCCCGCGCGCGGGCAAGTGGCGCCCGTCCCCTACGGCTCGCTCACCGTGCGGCTCCAGCCGCAAGCAACCGGGCTCAACGGCGTCCTCACCGGCAACACAGTGAACGCCCGCAGCCAGATGATTCCGATCGACATGACGCCCCTCGGCGACGGCCGCCAACTCGTGCTCACCCTCAGCGGACATGTGCGACTGCTGAAAGCCGACGGCACGCTCATGGCGGGGGCGTATCTCGACACCTACAACTCAAACTCGCCGCCGATCATCGGCACCACCGGCGGTGAAGTGACCGACTTCCGCCAAATCGGCAACACGAGCATCGCCGCTCACCCCGGCTTTCTCAACCCGCTGTCGCCGGGCTACGGACGCTTCTACACCATCACCAGCGAACTCCCCGACGTCTTCCCCGGCGACTTCGACGACGGCACCGATTCGGTCGTCGACAGCGTGCTGACGGAGTGGGCCGTCGCTCCCTCGGCGGTCGCCGCGGGAACGACGCTGCTTCCCGGCGTCAACGTCACGAAGCGCGAGATCCTACGCGCGGCTCGTCCCGGCATCATCCACACGCTCGCCGATATGGCGTTCGGCCCCGACGGCACGCTCTACGTCACCAGCGGCGACGGCGGCGGCAACGCCTTTCCGAACACCGAGGGGAGCGCCTTCGAACAAGATCGGTGGACCAACGCTCAAGATCCTTCCAACATCTTTGGGTCGATCCTCCGCATCGACCCGATCAGCCTCCCCGGCGACACCCGACCGACCGGCGGGCAGAACGGCCAGTATCGCATTCCCACCAACAACTTCGGCGCCGCCGACGGCGATCCGACCTCCCTCCCTGAAACATTTGCGTACGGCTTCCGCAGCCCGTATCGGATCAACGTCGATAAAACGAACGGCGCCGTCTACGTCGGCGACGTCGGCGAGGGGCAGCGTGAAGAGATCGATCGCGTTGCCAACGGCGGCAACTACGGGTGGGGCGCCTACGAAGGAACCCGCGTCGAGCGCCCCGACCTCGTGGCCGGCGCCGCTGGGGTCGTTCCGCCCATGTTCGAGCTCTACCACAATCTCAACGGCCAAAGCGAATCGACGAACATCGTCGGCGGCTTCGTCTATCACGGCTCCGCCATCCCCGGCCTGCAAGGCAAATACGTCTTTGCCGACGTCGGCGAAAACAACGGGGGGCAACCAACCAACGTCGTCGACATCTACTACGGCGATCCCGCCACCTCGACGGCGAGTTCCCGCGACCAGATGTTTCGGTTCAATCTAGAGCTACCCGCCGGCGTCTCGCTGCCCGACCGCATCTGGAGCATCGCTGAAGACGCCCAAGGGGAGCTCTACCTGCTGGTCGGCCCTGATCGGCTCGACTTGTTCAATCGCACGCCAGGCGAGACCGATGGGGGCATCTGGAAACTGCTTGCTCCCTCGAATCCGCTCAATCAGATTGTCGGCGACGTCAATCAAGACGGCGTCGTCAACGGCAATGGCGCCGGCCTCCCCGCCAATGACGACGTGACCGCATTCATCGCTGGTTGGAAAAGCACCGGCTGGGCGAGCAACTACGACCGCTACACCCACGGCGACGTCAACCTGGATGGCAAGACGAACTTGCTCGATTGGTACATCCTGACGACGCACCATCAAAACGCCGGTAGCCTTGATTTGGCTGCCCTCTTGAACGGGGCGCCCGTCCCAGAGCCGAGCAGTTATTGGCTCTTGGTCGGCGGGCTGCTGTTACTCCGCCGCACGCCTTTCAGATCGCGCTCGTCTGAAGCTTAAGATTTTTGCCAAGCGTGCCCTAGCGCAGGTTCGCCAGATCCGGCGGGTAAACGTCGAAGTACGTCCCGCCAGCCGCCTTGCCGACTGCGATCCCGTCCATCACATCCTTCGAACCAAATCTCGGAGCGCTGTTCGCGGCGGCCGAGACCATTTCGAAACCGACGCGCGTGCCGGCCTTCGCCTCCCGCGCGATGAACAAGTGGTGGGGCGCCATCGGCTGCGTCGACGCCTTGAGCGCATTGTGCTCCAGCGTGAAGCGCTCGCCGAGCGCTTTCTTCCCGGCGGCGACGACCTGCCCAAGATATCGGTTCGCCGGCGGCCGGACGCTGATTGACAGAATGCATGCCGTATCAGGGAACGCCGCGGCATAGTCGGCGATCGATCGCGACCAAGCGTCGGTCATCGCCCGATCGCTGTACCCCGCCACTTGCACGATCCCCGGGGCAGGGTGCATCTCGGCGCTCGGAAACGTCGGCCCGGTGATGTGGACGCCGACCAGCAGCGGATCGGCGGCGAACTTCTCGCCCAGCGCCTTCACCAGTTCGCCGTAACTTGCCGCCAACTCTGGCGACCAGGGCACCGGCGCCCCGCGGTACCACGCTCCGCCGATCCACTCCGGCGCACAACCGGCCCCGGTCATGACAAGCAACTTATACGGCTTGCCCGCCTCGTGGCACCGCTTCACTTGCTCCTCAAGGAACGACAGGTCGATCTTTCCTTTCTCCGGCTGGAGCCATTTCCAGCGGGCCCGGATCGTCAGCCCCGCCAAGTGCGGCAGGGCCAGCTGCTCCGCCGAAATCACCCGGCGATTTCCAGGCTGCAGCACGGCAGGGTCGCCCGGTTGGAGTGCAAAATAGCCCGCCGGAACCCGCAGCTTGCCCCCTTCCGCAGCGATAGCGCCGGCAGTGGAAGCGACGCATGCGAGCGCCGACAGATAGCCCAGCATTG
This sequence is a window from Lacipirellula parvula. Protein-coding genes within it:
- a CDS encoding PEP-CTERM sorting domain-containing protein; amino-acid sequence: MTWRARPRSVRHLQRGFVALLLLAASHRAANAATAVPLSNPSGGAAWGGATTVSFPIDLLNDPFTYNPNVNFVDYANVPAGFLPTTAWNGADTLFIAANNDADNYWRTDVTLTGGQTLDFIDIWGRSDYAGAEQGRHQALAISFYNAPGGSAGGGTLLGTSLEYSGVTAKAANNANGSAYGRYDVTSLLNPTQRGQVQSFEITHGPSNLNDFLLLTEVRAGAGGAAAPFPVLTINRTTGNATLSNNVGTPLNFIAYDIQSTHGSLNAANWISVADAGDGNSGGSLDANIWVELSAPTAFASLSEAELPGGNGLTLANGGSINFGNVWRKSPHEDVAIEALKSDGTFYSIAVEYTGNSGQAYKIGDLNFDGAINATDWPLFRAAMGNTFDAGSSLTLTYQQGDLDGDMDTDIADFRLFEKAFDGVNGQGALAATIAAVPEPSTLVLAAGIGIAACFTRRRRKVAGALAALIVASFGAIGGSEASAQTFTFVPVPANPATAVTASSEFNGDYKASNMFTDAALTPADLGVKAYTDAQPQYAGVGVGPMNVFIDNGASINANWIAFAQRSGSIATADRIGTMDFWFSNVDFAGVLPATAPQATVKFDDPLGSTIKQHPLMTQLSGRYVAVKMTIHEMSASGSVNNIGGHEFRFVQGPAPLVLQVNTSTGAITLKNNGTAAQSVSLDGYQISSAAGSLNSAWTGLGGQAGFPEGNGSGNGWEAGGASDANLLTEAYLTGGSVVNTGASLALGTGYKTVGGVQDLKFQYSFDNGIMTDGLVEYVTAPGLPADFDVDGDVDGADFLRWQRGFGIAAGATKGQGDADGNGAVNAADLTIWKGSFGTTASLAAAAAVPEPSACALAAVGAAAWGVGIRRRR
- a CDS encoding LamG-like jellyroll fold domain-containing protein; translated protein: MTNSCFNTWKWRGAALAWMAAAGVALETHGSTIDRDYRLGDNSALSTENGVANAAVGSGAGSDHGGFTLDHAGLLTTLPTFQDLEPFGAPIYVNVGAGGLARPGAAAGSLGVQFDGVDDNLRGLGLGNPTQGDDPYQDTISYNTLFTRAVQGWVRPTAAAAAGQRQRVVRDTFRFGISIVADAQGANRWALNTDGLTGGLEVVSSAAVPLNQWSHVMHYANGATSALYVNGIAVTAKVGGYYGNGTTTAEKAFVLGADVTSDGDTVTASNYFKGQLDDFQVLVSGNNASQTAGANYGAFNLGVDNQFIAQQGLTIGDVTGDGLIMGNGTGGANDDVKKFIANYRYTQRVNGVVVGDLNTRTQHADLNFDGVTDLRDWYILAKAHVDAGSLDIAALLASQPVPEPSTLALASIGVAAAARMRRRRA
- a CDS encoding DUF1553 domain-containing protein; this translates as MEQRRPHFVLLCNSLACLAIFSTIVPTAYAADEQLARQAQRLLSDRCFKCHGPDEAAREGGLRLDLRDAARSELPSGAIAIVPSDESASALIERITAQDESLKMPPPESGKTLSAQEIELLRKWIAQGAPHVSHWAFVKPVRPELPLLDGKSFPNPIDAFAQAQLAKHNLSPAPAASRERLIRRMTFDLIGLPPTQAEIDAFVADESPDAARQLFTRLTKSPHYGERMAADWLDLARYADSNGYQNDFARQSWPWRDWVITAFNGNMPYDQFLTEQLAGDLLPNATPSQKLATGFNRNHRTVTEAGSIDEEWRVENVVDRVETTSTAALGLTMGCARCHDHRYDPISQREFYQFYAFFNSVDEKGVYTEQRGNVAPLMTVQSADDQRRIDEFEQTIARLEAKLAAEQPAIQQAFAHWRATLEKPADAPAASVSIPLDENAVARKADGTSISPVNTAALPAFNANGPALAATFKGQEVAEYADLVEFDAQAPFSFSAFVKLTGQGTLFSQMDDRADFRGADFVVLEDDRLACHLIHRWPDESIKVLARERPPKNKWLHVAVTYDGSSNACGVKLYVNGRPAAVDVERDSLRHNFAVAQPLRLGRRLVERPLDGQLCGATFFAESLNGQSVKATLTSQLAELNTRGESLGDHGLALLRDVYLGSSTEAAADQFQQTEASLAANRADRDAFKSKLPTAMIMQELATPRATFVLKRGVYDQPDAQQPVTPDVPAFLPRLAEGAPRNRLGLASWVVSPENPLTARVAVNRLWKQFFGVGLVKTVENFGVQAEPPSHPELLDWLAVELMESGWDLQRIQWLIVSSDAYRQTSDAAHDSYANDPENRQLSRGPRFRLSAEMIRDNALAVSGLMNQKVGGASVMPYQPLGLWEELAGGAHEDYVQVHGDDLYRRSLYVYRKRTVPHPSLATFDAPSWEICQARRSSTNTPLQSLALLNDVTYVEAARQLAARMLAAEAGDDSRRIAYGFRLAAGREPRPQESAELLAALQEYRRAMSGDPTAAESMIAHGESAVATGVATEELAAYTLLGGILLNLDETITKN
- a CDS encoding DUF1501 domain-containing protein, translating into METIKRVQQCNRRHFLSGAGVGLGAVALQCLTGGEAFAAKLMASNAANGPALAGSQLQPRAKRVIYLFQSGAPSQIEMFDHKPLLQHLAGQELPASVRMGQRLTTMTAGQSSFPLVPSKFAFAKSGAAGAECSELIPHTAAIADDLCIVKSMVTEAINHDPAITFCQTGSQLAGRPSIGAWVAYGLGALNRDLPSFIVMLSRASGRANDQPLYDRLWGSGFLPTSHQGVKLRSGADPVLYLANPAGCSPALRRDMLDRLATLNKAAYSQSGDPETLTRIEQYELAFRMQTSVPELTDISDEPAHILDMYGPSVHQPGSYARNCLLARRLAERDVRFVQLYHMGWDQHNALPTNLAQQCKDTDQASAALVKDLKQRGLLDDTLVVWGGEFGRTAYSQGPVTAESYGRDHHPRCFTVWMAGGGVKGGLSYGATDDFSYNIVDKPVEVFDLNATLLHLLGINHERLTYQFQGRDFRLTDVHGKVVHDLIA
- a CDS encoding PQQ-dependent sugar dehydrogenase — translated: MSLLHLISARLNVVNGACIPLVLGFCLAVVSPARGQVAPVPYGSLTVRLQPQATGLNGVLTGNTVNARSQMIPIDMTPLGDGRQLVLTLSGHVRLLKADGTLMAGAYLDTYNSNSPPIIGTTGGEVTDFRQIGNTSIAAHPGFLNPLSPGYGRFYTITSELPDVFPGDFDDGTDSVVDSVLTEWAVAPSAVAAGTTLLPGVNVTKREILRAARPGIIHTLADMAFGPDGTLYVTSGDGGGNAFPNTEGSAFEQDRWTNAQDPSNIFGSILRIDPISLPGDTRPTGGQNGQYRIPTNNFGAADGDPTSLPETFAYGFRSPYRINVDKTNGAVYVGDVGEGQREEIDRVANGGNYGWGAYEGTRVERPDLVAGAAGVVPPMFELYHNLNGQSESTNIVGGFVYHGSAIPGLQGKYVFADVGENNGGQPTNVVDIYYGDPATSTASSRDQMFRFNLELPAGVSLPDRIWSIAEDAQGELYLLVGPDRLDLFNRTPGETDGGIWKLLAPSNPLNQIVGDVNQDGVVNGNGAGLPANDDVTAFIAGWKSTGWASNYDRYTHGDVNLDGKTNLLDWYILTTHHQNAGSLDLAALLNGAPVPEPSSYWLLVGGLLLLRRTPFRSRSSEA